A stretch of the Actinomyces faecalis genome encodes the following:
- the putP gene encoding sodium/proline symporter PutP, which produces MTDATYQAIAMIIYFVGMLAIGGWAYGRNHDLDDYMLAGRGLGPWVAALSAGASDMSGWLLMGLPGALYVSGLVESWIAIGLTVGAWLNWRYVAPRLRSYTEVARNSITIPSFLDNRLHDDRHLLRWASGIIILVYFTFYVSSGMVAGGVFFENSFGMDYHLGMVLVAAITVVYTLVGGFLAVSYTDFVQGLMMVAALVMVPVVGVMALGGPAQVMETVHEVDPGYWAMIGPSVTVVGVISSLAWGLGYFGQPHIIVRFMAIRSAQEARAGRRIGIGWMLFAVGGACATAVVGVAQYHRDPAALAEPEAVFLALGQLLFHPLIAGLLLSAILAAIMSTVASQLLVTSSALIEDLYGVVTRRKVTGGRLVLYSRMSVAAIATVAALLAWERNDTILALVAFAWAGFGASFGPTVLLSLYWRRLTTVGAFAGMVTGAVVVMVWGNLSGGIFELYEILPGFLANLAVAVGVSLTHQPAPEVAQEFDEAVALAAPRG; this is translated from the coding sequence ATGACTGACGCGACCTACCAGGCCATTGCCATGATTATCTACTTCGTGGGCATGCTGGCCATCGGCGGCTGGGCCTACGGACGCAACCACGACCTGGACGACTACATGCTCGCCGGACGTGGCCTGGGTCCCTGGGTCGCCGCCCTCAGCGCCGGGGCCTCGGACATGTCCGGCTGGCTCCTGATGGGTCTGCCCGGCGCCCTGTACGTCTCTGGTCTCGTGGAGTCCTGGATCGCCATCGGCCTGACGGTGGGGGCGTGGCTGAACTGGAGGTACGTGGCCCCGCGGCTGCGCAGCTATACCGAGGTCGCCAGGAACTCCATCACGATCCCGAGCTTTCTTGACAACCGTCTCCATGACGACCGCCACCTGCTGCGCTGGGCCAGCGGCATCATCATCCTGGTCTACTTCACCTTCTACGTCTCCTCCGGCATGGTGGCCGGGGGCGTCTTCTTCGAGAACTCCTTCGGCATGGACTACCACCTCGGGATGGTTCTCGTCGCTGCGATCACGGTGGTCTACACCCTGGTCGGCGGCTTCCTGGCGGTGTCCTACACCGACTTCGTCCAGGGGCTGATGATGGTGGCCGCCCTGGTCATGGTGCCGGTGGTAGGCGTCATGGCGCTGGGAGGCCCGGCCCAGGTCATGGAGACCGTGCACGAGGTCGACCCCGGCTACTGGGCGATGATCGGTCCCTCCGTCACCGTGGTAGGCGTCATCTCCTCACTGGCATGGGGCCTGGGCTACTTCGGGCAGCCGCACATCATCGTGCGCTTCATGGCGATCCGCAGCGCACAGGAGGCCAGGGCCGGCCGCCGCATCGGCATCGGCTGGATGCTCTTCGCGGTCGGCGGTGCGTGTGCCACGGCGGTGGTGGGAGTGGCGCAGTACCACCGTGATCCCGCGGCGCTGGCGGAGCCGGAGGCCGTGTTCCTCGCGCTGGGCCAGCTCCTGTTCCACCCGCTGATCGCCGGCCTCCTCCTGTCAGCGATCCTGGCGGCCATCATGTCCACGGTCGCCTCCCAGCTCCTCGTGACCTCCTCGGCCCTCATCGAGGACCTCTACGGAGTGGTCACCAGGAGGAAGGTGACCGGTGGCAGGCTGGTGCTCTACTCACGCATGAGCGTGGCCGCCATCGCGACCGTGGCCGCGCTGCTGGCCTGGGAGCGCAACGACACCATCCTGGCCCTCGTCGCCTTCGCCTGGGCCGGGTTCGGTGCGTCCTTCGGCCCGACCGTCCTGCTGTCGCTGTACTGGAGGCGCCTGACCACGGTGGGAGCCTTCGCCGGCATGGTCACCGGCGCCGTCGTGGTCATGGTGTGGGGCAACCTGTCCGGAGGGATCTTTGAGCTCTACGAGATCCTGCCCGGGTTCCTCGCCAACCTCGCCGTAGCGGTGGGAGTCTCGCTCACGCACCAGCCTGCGCCTGAGGTGGCGCAGGAGTTTGACGAGGCAGTTGCCCTGGCTGCGCCACGAGGATAG